Proteins from one Rhinopithecus roxellana isolate Shanxi Qingling chromosome 20, ASM756505v1, whole genome shotgun sequence genomic window:
- the ZNF646 gene encoding zinc finger protein 646: MEDAPPSLSCSDCQRHFPSLPELSRHRELLHPFPNKDSEEADSIPRPYRCQQCGRGYRHPGSLVNHRRTHETGLFPCTTCGKDFSNPMALKSHMRTHAPEGRRRHRPPRPKEATPRLQSETVSTDSWGQRLSSGEGWENQTKHTEETPDCESVPDSRAASGTWEDLPTRQREGLASQPGSEDGADGWGPSTNSARAPLPTPASSLLSNLEQYLAESVVNFTAGQEPTQSSPAEEERRYKCSQCGKTYKHAGSLTNHRQSHTLGIYPCAICFKEFSNLMALKNHSRLHAQYRPYHCPHCPRAFRLPRELLEHQQSHEGERQEPPWEEKGMPTTNGHTDESSRDQLPSAQMLNGSAELSTSGELEDSGLEEYRPFRCGDCGRTYRHAGSLINHRKSHQTGVYPCSLCSKQLFNAAALKNHVRAHHRPRQGVGENGQPSVPPAPLLLTETTHKEEEDPTTPLDHRPYKCSECGRAYRHRGSLVNHRHSHRTGEYQCSLCPRKYPNLMALRNHVRVHCKAARRSADIGAKGAPSHLKVELPPDPVEAEAAPHTDQDHVCKHEEEATDITPAADRSAAHICSICGLLFEDPESLERHGLTHGAGEKENSRTETTVSPPRAFACRDCGKSYRHSGSLINHRQTHQTGDFSCGTCAKHFHTMAAMKNHLRRHSRRRSRRHRKRAGGASGGGEAKLLAAGSWTRELEDNEGLDSPQDTSGESPHGAEGNLESDGGCLQAESEGDKCGLERDKTHFQGDKESGGTGEGLERKDASLLDNLDIPGGEEGGGTHFCDGLTGMDEDQKPATGQPNSSSPSANTVTGWQAGAAHTCSDCGHSFPHATGLLSHRPCHPPGIYQCSLCPKEFDSLPALRSHFQNHRPGEATSAQPFLCCLCGMIFPGRAGYRLHRRQAHSSPGMTEGSEEEGEEEGAAEAAPARSPPLQLSEAELLNQLQREVEALDSAGYGHICGCCGQTYDDLGSLERHHQSQSSGTAADKAPSPLGVAGDATEIVVGSVLEDIVTSVSGEGGDAKSQEGAGTPLGDALCMQGGESLLEAQPRPFRCNQCGKTYRHGGSLVNHRKIHQTGDFLCPVCSRCYPNLAAYRNHLRNHPRCKGSEPQVGPVPEAGGSSELQVGPTPEGGSSKPQHVAEEGLGQAEVKKLQEKLKVEPLEEVARVKEEVWEETTVKGEETEPRLETAEKGCQTEASSERPFSCEVCGRSYKHAGSLINHRQSHQTGHFGCQACSKGFSNLMSLKNHRRIHADPRRFRCSECGKAFRLRKQLASHQRVHMERRGGGGTRKPTREDRPFRCGQCGRTYRHAGSLLNHRRSHETGQYSCPTCPKTYSNRMALKDHQRLHSENRRRRAGRSRRSAVRCALCGRGFPGRGSLERHLRQHEEETEREPANGQGGLDGTAACEANLAGSQGLEAQLGGAEPVPQLEDGTPRPGERSQSPIRAASSEAPEPLSWDAGKAGGWPVGGGLGNHSGGCVPQFLTRSEEPEDSVHRSPCHAGDCQLNGPTLSHMDSWDNRDNSSQLQPGSHSFSCRQCGKTYCQSGSLLNHKTHKTDRHYCLLCSKEFLNPVATKSHSHNHIDAQTFACPDCGKAFESHQELASHLQAHALGHSQVPAQMEEARDPKAGTGEGEVVLPGQGKAREAPSETPGSPGESVERARGGQVVTSMAAEDKERPFRCAQCGRSYRHAGSLLNHQKAHTTGLYPCSLCPKLLPNLLSLKNHSRIHTDPKRHCCSICGKAFRTAARLEGHGRVHAPREGPFTCPHCPRHFRRRISFVQHQQQHQEEWTVAGSGAPVAPATGRGDLSLPPPPTPTTPLLDPSPQWPADLSFSL; this comes from the exons ATGGAGGACGCACCCCCCTCACTCAGCTGTTCTGACTGTCAGCGCCACTTTCCCAGCCTCCCAGAGCTGTCTCGGCACCGAGAACTGCTCCATCCATTTCCCAACAAGGACAGTGAGGAGGCTGACAGCATCCCTCGGCCTTACCGTTGTCAGCAGTGTGGGCGGGGCTACCGTCACCCCGGGAGCCTGGTCAACCATCGTCGGACCCACGAGACTGGCCTTTTCCCCTGTACCACCTGTGGAAAGGACTTTTCCAATCCCATGGCTCTCAAGAGCCACATGAGGACTCATGCTCCTGAGGGCCGCCGCAGGCACAGGCCCCCACGCCCCAAGGAAGCCACTCCACGCCTCCAGAGTGAGACGGTGTCCACTGACTCCTGGGGCCAAAGGCTTAGCTCTGGTGAAGGCTGGGAAAACCAGACAAAACATACGGAAGAGACACCTGACTGTGAATCTGTACCGGACTCCAGGGCAGCTTCGGGTACGTGGGAAGATCTGCCCACCAGACAAAGAGAAGGTTTGGCAAGCCAGCCAGGTTCTGAGGATGGTGCAGACGGCTGGGGACCCTCCACCAACTCTGCCAgagcccctctccccaccccagccagcagcctcCTTAGCAACTTGGAACAGTATCTGGCTGAATCAGTAGTGAACTTCACAGCGGGCCAGGAGCCCACCCAGTCCTCTCCTGCTGAGGAGGAGCGGCGGTACAAATGTAGTCAGTGTGGCAAAACCTACAAGCACGCCGGGAGCCTCACTAACCACCGCCAGAGCCACACGCTGGGCATCTACCCCTGTGCCATCTGCTTCAAGGAGTTCTCTAACCTCATGGCTCTGAAGAACCACTCTCGATTGCATGCCCAGTATCGGCCTTACCACTGTCCCCACTGCCCCCGTGCCTTCCGGCTCCCCCGGGAGCTGCTGGAACACCAGCAGTCCCATGAGGGTGAAAGGCAGGAGCCACCCTGGGAGGAGAAAGGGATGCCCACCACCAATGGGCACACAGACGAGAGCAGCCGGGACCAGCTCCCCAGTGCACAGATGCTGAATGGCTCTGCAGAGCTTAGCACCTCTGGGgagctggaggacagtggcctggAGGAATACCGGCCTTTCCGCTGTGGGGACTGTGGCCGTACTTACCGCCATGCTGGGAGCCTCATCAACCATCGAAAGAGCCACCAGACAGGTGTCTACCCCTGCTCACTCTGTTCTAAGCAGCTGTTCAATGCGGCTGCTCTCAAAAACCATGTGCGGGCTCATCACAGGCCCAGGCAAGGAGTTGGGGAAAATGGGCAGCCATCAGTGCCACCAGCTCCCCTGCTGCTGACTGAGACCACCCACAAAGAGGAAGAGGACCCCACCACCCCCCTGGACCATCGGCCCTATAAGTGCAGTGAGTGTGGTCGTGCTTACCGCCACCGGGGGAGCCTGGTGAACCATCGCCACAGTCATCGGACTGGAGAGTACCAGTGCTCACTGTGTCCCCGCAAGTACCCCAATCTCATGGCCCTGCGCAACCACGTGCGGGTACATTGCAAGGCTGCTCGCCGAAGTGCAGACATCGGGGCCAAGGGTGCCCCCAGCCACCTCAAGGTAGAACTCCCGCCTGACCCAGTAGAGGCAGAGGCAGCCCCACACACAGATCAGGACCATGTGTGCAAACATGAAGAAGAGGCCACAGACATCACGCCAGCAGCAGACAGGTCAGCAGCCCATATCTGTAGCATCTGTGGGCTGCTCTTTGAAGACCCTGAGAGCCTTGAACGTCATGGCCTGACTCATGGGGCAGGGGAAAAGGAAAATAGCAGGACAGAGACCACAGTGTCACCTCCTCGGGCCTTCGCCTGCCGAGACTGTGGAAAGAGCTATCGTCACTCTGGCAGCCTTATCAACCACAGGCAGACCCACCAGACAGGAGACTTCAGTTGCGGGACCTGTGCCAAGCACTTCCACACCATGGCTGCCATGAAGAACCACTTGCGCCGGCATAGTCGGCGGCGGAGCAGGCGGCATCGGAAGCGGGCTGGTGGTGCCAGTGGTGGGGGAGAAGCCAAACTCCTGGCAGCGGGGAGCTGGACCCGGGAGCTAGAAGACAATGAAGGCCTGGACTCTCCCCAAGACACTTCAGGGGAAAGTCCTCATGGGGCAGAAGGCAACCTGGAAAGTGATGGGGGCTGTTTGCAGGCTGAATCTGAAGGGGACAAATGTGGGCTTGAGAGGGATAAGACCCATTTCCAGGGTGATAAAGAGAGTGGAGGCACTGGGGAAGGACTGGAAAGGAAGGATGCCAGTTTACTTGACAATTTGGACATCCCAGGAGGTGAGGAAGGTGGTGGGACTCACTTCTGCGATGGCCTCACTGGCATGGATGAAGACCAGAAGCCAGCCACTGGCCAACCCAACTCCTCTTCCCCCTCTGCCAACACTGTCACTGGCTGGCAGGCTGGGGCCGCTCACACATGCTCTGACTGTGGGCATTCTTTCCCCCATGCCACTGGCCTGCTGAGCCACAGGCCCTGCCACCCACCAGGCATCTATCAGTGCTCCCTCTGCCCAAAGGAGTTTGACTCTCTGCCTGCCCTCCGCAGCCACTTCCAGAACCATAGGCCCGGGGAGGCGACCTCAGCACAGCCTTTCCTCTGCTGCCTCTGCGGCATGATCTTCCCCGGGCGGGCTGGCTACAGGCTTCACCGGCGCCAGGCCCACAGCTCCCCTGGCATGACTGAGGGctcagaggaggagggggaagaggaaggagcGGCAGAGGCAGCCCCTGCCCGCAGCCCGCCACTGCAGCTCTCGGAAGCAGAGCTGCTGAATCAGCTGCAGCGGGAGGTGGAAGCACTGGACAGTGCAGGGTATGGGCACATCTGTGGCTGCTGCGGGCAGACCTACGATGACCTGGGAAGCCTGGAGCGCCACCACCAAAGTCAAAGTTCTGGGACTGCTGCAGACAAGGCTCCCAGCCCCTTGGGAGTGGCAGGTGATGCCACGGAGATAGTCGTGGGCAGTGTCTTGGAGGACATAGTGACTTCTGTCTCTGGAGAGGGTGGAGATGCCAAATCTCAAGAGGGAGCAGGCACCCCCTTGGGAGACGCCCTCTGCATGCAGGGTGGGGAAAGTTTGCTGGAGGCTCAGCCCCGCCCCTTCCGCTGCAACCAGTGTGGCAAGACCTATCGCCATGGGGGCAGCCTGGTGAACCACCGCAAGATCCACCAGACTGGAGACTTTCTCTGCCCTGTCTGCTCCCGCTGCTACCCCAACCTGGCTGCCTACCGTAATCATCTGCGGAACCACCCTCGCTGCAAAGGCTCTGAGCCCCAGGTTGGGCCCGTCCCGGAGGcaggaggtagcagtgagctgcaGGTTGGGCCCACCCCAGAAGGAGGCAGCAGCAAGCCCCAGCACGTGGCAGAGGAGGGACTGGGGCAGGCAGAAGTCAAGAAGCTCCAGGAAAAACTTAAAGTGGAGCCCCTGGAGGAAGTGGCCAGGGTGAAAGAAGAGGTGTGGGAGGAGACCACTGTGAAAGGGGAGGAGacagagcccaggctggagactgCCGAGAAGGGCTGCCAGACTGAAGCCAGCTCTGAGCGGCCCTTCAGCTGTGAGGTGTGTGGCCGATCCTACAAGCATGCGGGCAGCCTCATCAACCACCGGCAGAGCCACCAGACCGGCCACTTCGGCTGTCAGGCCTGCTCCAAGGGCTTCTCAAACCTCATGTCCCTCAAGAACCACCGGCGCATCCATGCAGATCCCCGACGTTTCCGCTGCAGCGAGTGTGGGAAGGCCTTCCGCCTGCGGAAACAGCTGGCCAGCCACCAGCGGGTCCACATGGAGCGACGTGGGGGTGGGGGCACCCGAAAGCCGACTCGGGAAGATCGGCCCTTCCGCTGTGGGCAGTGTGGGCGGACCTATCGCCATGCTGGCAGCCTCCTGAACCACCGGCGCAGCCACGAGACGGGCCAGTACAGCTGCCCCACCTGCCCCAAGACCTACTCCAACCGCATGGCCCTGAAGGACCACCAGAGGCTGCACTCGGAGAATCGGCGGCGACGGGCTGGACGGTCCAGGCGCTCAGCTGTGCGTTGCGCCCTCTGTGGCCGCGGCTTCCCTGGCCGGGGATCTCTGGAACGGCACCTGCGGCAGCATGAGGAGGAGACAGAAAGGGAGCCAGCCAATGGCCAGGGAGGCCTGGATGGCACAGCAGCCTGTGAGGCGAACCTGGCTGGTAGCCAGGGACTAGAGGCCCAATTGGGTGGTGCTGAGCCAGTACCCCAGCTGGAGGATGGAACCCCGAGACCAGGGGAGCGCAGTCAGAGCCCCATCAGGGCAGCAAGCTCAGAAGCCCCAGAGCCACTGTCGTGGGATGCAGGGAAGGCAGGTGGGTGGCCAGTAGGTGGGGGACTGGGGAATCACAGTGGAGGCTGTGTTCCTCAGTTCCTGACCAGGTCAGAGGAGCCAGAGGACAGTGTCCACAGGAGTCCTTGCCACGCTGGTGACTGCCAGCTCAATGGACCTACTCTGAGTCACATggatagctgggacaacagagaCAATAGCTCTCAGCTGCAGCCAGGGAGCCACTCCTTCTCTTGCAGACAGTGCGGCAAGACTTACTGCCAATCGGGCAGCCTCTTGAACCACAAGACCCACAAGACAGACCGACACTATTGCCTGCTCTGCTCCAAGGAGTTCTTGAATCCTGTGGCCACAAAGAGCCACAGCCACAACCACATagatgcccagacctttgcctGTCCTGACTGTGGCAAGGCCTTTGAGTCCCACCAGGAACTGGCCAGCCACCTGCAGGCTCATGCCCTGGGCCACAGCCAGGTGCCAGCCCAGATGGAGGAGGCCAGAGATCCCAAAGCTGGaactggggagggtgaggtggtTCTCCCTGGTCAAGGGAAAGCCCGGGAGGCCCCATCAGAAACCCCCGGAAGCCCAGGAGAGAGTGTGGAGAGAGCCAGGGGAGGACAAGTGGTGACGTCCATGGCAGCTGAGGACAAGGAGCGGCCCTTCCGCTGCGCCCAGTGCGGGCGCTCCTATCGCCACGCCGGCAGCCTGCTGAACCACCAGAAGGCCCACACCACAGGGTTGTACCCCTGCTCCCTCTGTCCCAAACTTCTCCCTAACCTGCTGTCTCTTAAGAACCACAGCAGGATCCACACGGACCCCAAGCGTCACTGCTGCAGCATCTGTGGCAAGGCCTTCCGGACAGCTGCCCGGCTGGAGGGTCACGGGCGGGTCCACGCACCCCGGGAGGGGCCTTTCACCTGCCCCCATTGTCCCCGGCACTTCCGCCGTCGAATCAGCTTTGtgcagcaccagcagcagcaccaggagGAGTGGACAGTGGCCGGCTCTG gaGCCCCAGTGGCACCAGCGACGGGCAGAGGGGACTTGTCATtgccccctccacccacccccacgACCCCACTCCTGGATCCTTCACCCCAGTGGCCTGCAGACCTCAGCTTCTCCCTCTGA
- the ZNF668 gene encoding zinc finger protein 668 has translation MEVEAAEARSPAPGYKRSGRRYKCLSCTKTFPNAPRAARHAATHGPADCSEEVAELKPKPETEAKAEEASGDKVSGSAAKPRPYACPLCPKAYKTAPELRSHGRSHTGEKPFPCPECGRRFMQPVCLRVHLASHAGELPFRCAHCPKAYGALSKLKIHQRGHTGERPYACADCGKSFADPSVFRKHRRTHAGLRPYSCERCGKAYAELKDLRNHERSHTGERPFLCSECGKSFSRSSSLTCHQRIHAAQKPYRCPACGKGFTQLSSYQSHERTHSGEKPFLCPRCGRMFSDPSSFRRHQRAHEGVKPYHCEKCGKDFRQPADLAMHRRVHTGDRPFKCLQCDKTFVASWDLKRHALVHSGQRPFRCEECGRAFAERASLTKHSRVHSGERPFHCNACGKSFVVSSSLRKHERTHRSNEAAGAPPAQELVVGLALPVGVAGEGSATPAAGTGLGDPPAGLLGLPPESGGVMATQWQVVGMTVEHVECQDAGVREAPGPLEGAGEVGGEEADEKPPQFVCRECKETFSTMTLLRRHERSHPELRPFPCTQCGKSFSDRAGLRKHSRTHSSVRPYTCPHCPKAFLSASDLRKHERTHPVPMGTPTPLEPLAALLGIPEEGPA, from the exons atggaagtggaggctgcagaggccCGGTCCCCAGCCCCCGGCTACAAGCGCTCTGGCCGCCGCTACAAGTGCCTGTCCTGTACCAAGACATTTCCAAATGCACCCAGGGCAGCGCGCCATGCTGCCACACACGGGCCAGCAGACTGCTCTGAGGAGGTGGCTGAGCTGAAGCCAAAGCCGGAGACAGAAGCTAAGGCAGAGGAAGCCAGTGGGGACAAGGTGTCAGGCTCTGCGGCTAAGCCTAGGCCCTATGCGTGTCCGCTGTGCCCCAAGGCCTACAAGACGGCACCCGAGCTGCGCAGCCACGGGCGCAGCCACACGGGAGAGAAGCCTTTTCCGTGCCCCGAGTGCGGCCGCCGCTTCATGCAGCCCGTGTGCCTGCGCGTGCACCTGGCCTCCCACGCTGGCGAACTGCCCTTCCGCTGTGCGCACTGCCCCAAGGCCTATGGCGCACTCTCCAAGCTCAAGATCCACCAGCGCGGCCACACGGGCGAGCGGCCCTATGCCTGCGCTGACTGCGGCAAGAGCTTTGCTGACCCTTCAGTGTTCCGCAAGCACCGGCGTACTCACGCTGGCCTGCGGCCCTACAGCTGTGAGCGTTGCGGCAAAGCCTACGCTGAGCTAAAAGACCTCCGCAACCATGAGCG GTCCCACACCGGCGAGCGCCCCTTCCTCTGCTCCGAGTGCGGGAAGAGCTTCTCCCGCTCATCCTCTCTCACGTGCCACCAGCGCATCCACGCAGCACAGAAGCCCTACCGCTGCCCGGCCTGCGGCAAGGGCTTCACGCAGCTCAGTTCCTACCAGAGCCATGAGCGCACACACTCGGGGGAGAAGCCCTTCCTGTGCCCGCGCTGCGGCCGCATGTTCTCCGACCCCTCGAGCTTCCGGCGCCACCAGCGCGCGCATGAGGGGGTGAAGCCATACCACTGCGAGAAGTGCGGCAAGGACTTCCGGCAGCCGGCTGACCTGGCCATGCACCGGCGCGTGCACACGGGCGACCGGCCATTCAAGTGCCTGCAGTGTGACAAGACGTTCGTGGCGTCCTGGGATCTCAAGCGGCACGCGCTGGTGCACTCTGGCCAGCGGCCCTTCCGCTGCGAGGAGTGCGGACGAGCCTTTGCCGAGCGTGCCAGCCTCACGAAGCACAGCCGGGTGCACTCGGGGGAGCGCCCCTTCCACTGTAACGCGTGCGGAAAGTCCTTTGTGGTGTCATCGAGCCTGAGGAAGCACGAGCGGACCCATCGAAGCAATGAGGCCGCGGGGGCGCCCCCTGCACAGGAGCTGGTGGTGGGGTTGGCGCTGCCTGTGGGTGTGGCAGGCGAGGGCTCAGCCACCCCAGCAGCAGGAACGGGGCTAGGGGACCCTCCAGCAGGGCTGCTAGGGCTGCCCCCGGAGTCAGGTGGTGTGATGGCCACACAGTGGCAGGTGGTGGGCATGACGGTGGAGCATGTAGAATGCCAAGATGCCGGCGTCCGGGAGGCTCCTGGTCCCCTGGAAGGGGCAGGCGAGGTGGGGGGTGAGGAGGCTGATGAGAAGCCCCCCCAGTTTGTGTGCCGAGAGTGCAAGGAGACCTTCTCCACAATGACACTGCTGCGTCGGCACGAGCGCTCACACCCGGAGCTCCGGCCCTTCCCCTGCACCCAGTGCGGCAAGAGCTTCTCTGACCGAGCTGGGCTGCGGAAACACAGCCGCACTCATAGCTCAGTGCGCCCCTACACCTGCCCCCATTGTCCCAAGGCCTTCTTGAGTGCCAGCGACCTGCGCAAGCACGAACGTACCCACCCTGTGCCCATGGGGACCCCCACACCCCTGGAGCCCCTGGCGGCTTTGCTAGGAATACCTGAAGAGGGGCCGGCCTGA